Proteins encoded in a region of the Zunongwangia endophytica genome:
- a CDS encoding glycoside hydrolase family 43 protein, whose product MKYPKSKYLIVLILLFAKFNLSSQSSSPGYTAFRPGEIWKDNEGNHINAHGGGILFKDGIYYWYGEHKGKSSLARVGITVYSSEDLYNWKNEGVALSVAKDPDSEITSGSVMERPKVVYNKKTDKYVMWFHLELKDQGYAAARTGIAISDSPLGPFTYLKSYRPNSKQWPQNFKEDWKETAKNGDPEEWWTPKWRKALKEGMFVRRDFENGQMSRDMTVYMDKDDTAYHITSSEENQTLHISKLTDDYLDFTGEWVRMQPGGQNEAPAIFEKDGYCYMITSGLTGWAPNAARSFRAKSIMGPWEKLGNPAVGENADKTFFSQSTFVLPVQGKEDSFIFMADRWKPKNHINGRYIWLPIEWENEKPIIRWKKEWDLSSF is encoded by the coding sequence ATGAAATATCCGAAATCTAAATACCTCATTGTTTTAATATTATTATTTGCGAAATTTAATTTAAGTTCTCAATCCTCTTCGCCCGGTTATACCGCTTTCCGCCCCGGAGAAATCTGGAAAGACAACGAAGGGAATCATATTAATGCACATGGTGGAGGGATTCTATTTAAAGACGGAATTTATTACTGGTATGGAGAGCATAAGGGCAAATCCAGCTTAGCACGAGTAGGGATTACAGTTTATTCTTCTGAAGATTTATACAATTGGAAAAATGAAGGTGTAGCACTTTCTGTAGCAAAAGATCCAGATTCAGAAATAACTTCTGGTAGTGTTATGGAGCGCCCAAAGGTGGTTTATAACAAAAAGACCGATAAATACGTAATGTGGTTTCATCTTGAATTAAAAGATCAGGGTTATGCCGCAGCGAGGACAGGAATTGCGATTAGTGATTCGCCACTGGGACCGTTTACTTACTTAAAATCATATCGACCAAATTCGAAACAATGGCCACAAAATTTTAAAGAAGACTGGAAAGAAACCGCTAAAAATGGAGACCCGGAAGAATGGTGGACGCCAAAGTGGCGTAAAGCTTTAAAAGAGGGAATGTTTGTTCGGCGTGATTTTGAAAACGGGCAGATGTCACGAGATATGACGGTGTATATGGATAAAGATGATACAGCGTACCATATTACTTCTTCTGAAGAAAATCAGACTTTACATATTTCTAAATTAACCGATGATTATCTTGATTTTACCGGAGAGTGGGTGAGGATGCAACCCGGTGGACAAAATGAAGCACCTGCTATTTTCGAGAAAGATGGTTATTGTTATATGATTACTTCAGGATTAACAGGCTGGGCGCCTAATGCTGCGCGTTCTTTTAGAGCAAAATCTATCATGGGACCATGGGAAAAACTAGGAAACCCTGCAGTTGGAGAAAATGCCGACAAAACTTTCTTTTCACAAAGTACTTTTGTGTTACCAGTACAGGGAAAAGAAGATAGTTTTATCTTTATGGCAGACCGCTGGAAACCTAAAAATCATATTAATGGCCGCTATATCTGGTTGCCTATAGAATGGGAGAACGAAAAACCAATCATTCGTTGGAAAAAGGAGTGGGATCTATCTTCCTTTTAA
- a CDS encoding glycoside hydrolase family 43 protein yields the protein MKYYCSTLLLLFVQITFSQKNMEAYLFAYFEGSGEAELQEQLRFAVSPDAKTWKALNNNQPILNSSRISNTGGIRDPHILRSNDRFYMVATDMFTVKNGWDENPGIILMHSDNLIEWEATAIDFRQIYPEKFEDVQWVWAPQTFYDKEKDKYLIYFTIRFKGQENLDFYSAYANEDFSGFENEPELMFRAKYGAIDGDIIYKDGIYHLFYKGNTKDQKGKEFKNGIQQAISRSLDGPWKEDFEYLDAYANSKINVEGSSVFKLNDSEEYILMYDLYSSGKYEFQRSKDLFNFSEETESFTKDFHPRHGSVIGITSKEAKRLNDKWGGVPKTLLK from the coding sequence ATGAAATACTATTGCAGTACGCTATTGCTATTATTTGTTCAGATTACGTTTTCCCAGAAAAACATGGAAGCTTATCTTTTTGCTTATTTTGAGGGAAGTGGAGAAGCTGAGTTGCAAGAGCAATTACGATTTGCCGTTAGTCCCGATGCTAAAACCTGGAAAGCCTTAAATAATAATCAGCCAATTTTAAATTCTTCTAGAATCTCAAATACAGGAGGTATACGAGATCCTCATATATTAAGATCTAACGATCGGTTTTATATGGTGGCTACAGATATGTTTACGGTTAAAAATGGTTGGGACGAAAATCCTGGAATTATTCTAATGCATTCTGATAATCTTATTGAATGGGAAGCTACTGCAATCGATTTTAGGCAAATTTACCCTGAAAAATTTGAAGATGTACAATGGGTTTGGGCGCCCCAAACTTTTTATGATAAAGAGAAAGACAAGTATTTGATCTATTTTACCATTCGGTTTAAAGGACAAGAAAATCTGGATTTCTACAGTGCTTATGCTAATGAGGATTTTAGTGGTTTTGAAAATGAACCAGAATTAATGTTCCGTGCTAAATATGGAGCTATAGACGGCGATATAATTTATAAAGATGGAATTTACCATTTGTTTTATAAAGGAAATACCAAAGACCAAAAAGGCAAAGAATTTAAAAATGGAATTCAGCAGGCTATTAGTAGATCTTTGGATGGACCTTGGAAAGAAGATTTTGAGTATTTAGATGCTTATGCAAATTCAAAAATTAATGTAGAAGGTTCTTCAGTTTTTAAATTGAATGATTCGGAAGAATATATACTGATGTACGATCTGTATTCTAGTGGTAAATATGAATTTCAAAGAAGTAAAGATCTTTTTAATTTTTCAGAAGAAACAGAAAGTTTTACCAAGGATTTTCATCCACGACACGGAAGTGTAATTGGAATTACTAGTAAAGAAGCAAAACGACTTAACGATAAATGGGGCGGCGTACCTAAAACGCTTTTAAAATAA
- a CDS encoding DUF2264 domain-containing protein has protein sequence MKITKLQLVLVMLLFSSQFYAQDLNQPEPKEVREFYVASLVKISDPVLTNLAEGKLKEKMPVERSPGAWDDRTHVTYLEAFGRTLSGIAPWLELGPDNTKEGKLRKKYIELARKGIDKATNPNSADFMNFNKDGQPLVDAAFFAQGLLRAPTQLWDPLSEEIKKNVIAALKSSRDIQPYYSNWLLFTGMVEAALLKFDDGADMVRLAYPINKHMEWYLGDGMYGDGPNFHWDYYNSFVIQPMLLDILKAMEEAGVGREKDFEKVKERAQRYASIQERLISPTGTYPPIGRSLAYRFGAFQALSQVALWKNLSEEVAPAQVRSALYAVIKNQIEAKGTFDKNGWLQVGLVGNQNNIGEAYISTGSLYLSTEAFLVLGLSPEDEFWTAPAKAWTQKAIWSGQSIPIDHHY, from the coding sequence ATGAAAATAACCAAGCTTCAATTAGTACTAGTAATGCTACTTTTTTCAAGTCAGTTTTATGCTCAGGATTTAAACCAGCCAGAGCCTAAAGAAGTACGTGAATTTTATGTGGCATCATTAGTTAAAATTTCAGATCCAGTTTTAACTAATCTTGCAGAAGGAAAACTAAAAGAAAAAATGCCGGTAGAACGATCTCCAGGTGCCTGGGACGATCGTACTCATGTAACTTATTTAGAAGCCTTCGGAAGGACACTATCGGGAATAGCACCTTGGTTAGAATTAGGGCCCGATAATACCAAAGAAGGAAAACTGAGAAAAAAATATATCGAATTAGCTCGAAAAGGAATTGATAAAGCAACCAATCCTAATTCAGCAGATTTCATGAATTTCAATAAGGATGGTCAGCCATTAGTAGATGCTGCATTTTTTGCACAAGGTCTGCTAAGAGCACCTACGCAGTTGTGGGATCCACTTTCCGAAGAAATTAAAAAGAATGTAATCGCGGCTCTAAAATCGTCTCGAGATATCCAACCTTACTATAGTAACTGGTTGTTATTTACCGGAATGGTAGAAGCAGCGCTGCTTAAATTTGATGACGGCGCAGATATGGTTCGATTGGCATATCCTATTAACAAACATATGGAATGGTATCTTGGTGATGGGATGTATGGTGATGGTCCAAATTTTCATTGGGATTACTACAATAGTTTCGTGATTCAGCCAATGTTGTTAGACATTTTAAAAGCGATGGAAGAAGCCGGCGTAGGCCGCGAAAAAGATTTTGAAAAGGTAAAAGAGCGAGCACAACGTTACGCTAGCATTCAGGAACGATTAATTTCTCCTACCGGAACGTATCCGCCAATTGGTAGATCTTTAGCGTATCGTTTTGGAGCTTTTCAGGCGCTTTCTCAGGTGGCACTTTGGAAGAATTTAAGCGAAGAAGTAGCACCTGCTCAAGTACGATCTGCATTATACGCTGTAATCAAAAATCAAATTGAAGCTAAAGGAACTTTTGATAAAAATGGATGGCTTCAGGTTGGGCTTGTAGGAAATCAAAACAATATCGGAGAAGCTTATATTTCTACCGGAAGTCTTTATCTAAGTACTGAAGCATTTTTGGTTTTAGGACTCTCTCCGGAAGATGAGTTTTGGACAGCTCCTGCAAAAGCCTGGACGCAAAAGGCAATATGGAGTGGACAAAGCATTCCTATAGATCATCACTATTAA
- a CDS encoding glycoside hydrolase family 43 protein, protein MRTKASLIIILFCFVSLKAQTVKDSSFVFQAEQNPIITYKYTADPAAFVEDDVLWLFTGHDYEGGQKGYKMKDWLVFSTKDMKTWKEHPVPLKITDFKWATSGDAYAGHVMERNGKYYWYISTNWTGIGVAVADRPEGPYKDALGKPLLTNEDCFASTHSWTCIDPAIFIDEDDQAWIFWGNGVCYYAKLKDNMIEIDGEIKKIDFEGFEFTEAPWVHKKDGMYYLTYATGFPEKIAYAMAEDIEGPYEYKGILNEIAGNSNTNHQAIVDFNNDWYFIYHNGGIQTDGSSYSRSVCIEKMKYNPDGTIRPIKMTTKGIYEGE, encoded by the coding sequence ATGAGAACTAAAGCAAGTCTTATTATAATACTATTCTGTTTTGTAAGCCTTAAAGCACAAACAGTAAAAGATTCATCATTTGTTTTTCAGGCTGAACAAAATCCGATCATTACATATAAATATACGGCAGATCCTGCAGCTTTTGTAGAAGATGATGTCTTATGGTTATTTACCGGTCACGATTATGAAGGCGGGCAAAAAGGATATAAAATGAAAGATTGGTTAGTATTTTCTACTAAGGATATGAAGACCTGGAAAGAACATCCTGTGCCTTTAAAAATAACCGATTTTAAATGGGCTACTAGTGGTGATGCTTATGCTGGCCATGTTATGGAAAGAAATGGGAAATACTACTGGTATATTAGCACCAATTGGACGGGAATTGGCGTTGCCGTAGCCGATCGTCCAGAGGGACCTTATAAAGATGCATTAGGGAAACCACTTCTTACTAATGAAGATTGTTTTGCTTCTACACATTCCTGGACTTGTATAGATCCTGCAATTTTTATCGATGAGGACGATCAAGCCTGGATTTTTTGGGGAAATGGCGTGTGTTACTATGCAAAATTGAAGGATAATATGATTGAGATAGATGGAGAGATCAAAAAAATTGATTTTGAAGGATTCGAATTTACCGAAGCACCTTGGGTACACAAAAAAGACGGTATGTATTATTTAACCTATGCAACAGGTTTTCCTGAAAAGATCGCTTACGCAATGGCAGAAGATATTGAAGGACCATACGAGTATAAAGGGATATTAAACGAAATTGCAGGAAATAGTAACACCAATCATCAGGCTATCGTAGATTTTAATAACGATTGGTATTTTATTTATCATAACGGAGGTATCCAAACTGATGGATCTAGTTATAGTAGATCTGTTTGTATAGAAAAAATGAAGTATAATCCAGATGGTACTATTAGACCAATAAAAATGACAACAAAGGGAATTTACGAAGGAGAATGA
- a CDS encoding sugar porter family MFS transporter — MNKIVLWSLCAAFAGFLFGFDTVVISGAEKQLQQIWQSSDAFHGTYVIGMALWGTVAGALFGGFPANFFGRKKSLFFIGILYVISALGSALVDDPYIFGIFRFIGGLGVGASTIAAPAYISEIAPEKDRGRLVAFYQFNIVLGMLAAYASNYLLRETGSEPWRWMVGMEALPALIYTFLVLIIPQSPRWLISQGKIAKAKSILSQIDTSKNLDAKIAEIKRQSDHGKSSNENIFMKKYRKPLILAFLIAFFNQFSGINALLYYAPRIFEEAGLGESASLMSSIGVGITNIIFTFLALFLIDRLGRRTLMFIGSVGYIISLAMVSAAFFLDWGGLSVPIFIFIFIAAHAIGQGSVIWVFISEIFPNHLRADGQAFGSSTHWVLAAIIPSLVPVLFASIGPGWVFACFAFMMILQLLYVKFMMPETKGKSLEDLGLGLSEGE; from the coding sequence ATGAACAAAATAGTTCTCTGGTCACTTTGCGCAGCATTCGCAGGATTTTTATTTGGTTTTGATACCGTAGTAATTTCGGGAGCTGAGAAGCAATTACAACAAATTTGGCAAAGCTCAGATGCTTTTCATGGCACCTATGTTATTGGGATGGCACTATGGGGAACGGTAGCCGGAGCCCTTTTTGGTGGTTTCCCAGCTAATTTCTTCGGAAGAAAAAAAAGCTTATTTTTTATCGGAATTTTATATGTGATCTCTGCACTGGGGTCTGCTTTAGTGGACGATCCTTATATCTTCGGAATTTTTAGATTTATTGGAGGTTTAGGAGTTGGTGCTTCAACAATTGCCGCACCTGCTTATATTTCTGAAATTGCTCCTGAAAAAGACCGCGGACGCCTGGTAGCATTTTATCAATTCAATATCGTTCTTGGGATGTTAGCCGCTTATGCTTCAAATTATCTATTAAGAGAAACCGGAAGCGAACCCTGGCGCTGGATGGTAGGCATGGAAGCTCTACCCGCTTTAATTTACACTTTCCTTGTATTAATAATTCCGCAAAGTCCACGTTGGTTAATTTCACAAGGTAAAATTGCAAAAGCAAAATCTATTCTTTCACAAATTGATACCTCAAAAAATTTAGATGCTAAAATTGCTGAAATAAAGCGACAATCAGATCATGGAAAATCAAGCAATGAAAATATCTTCATGAAAAAGTATCGAAAACCACTAATATTAGCTTTTCTCATCGCGTTTTTTAATCAATTTTCCGGGATTAATGCACTTCTCTATTATGCACCTCGCATTTTTGAAGAAGCTGGTTTAGGAGAAAGCGCTTCCTTAATGAGTAGTATTGGTGTAGGGATTACCAATATCATTTTTACTTTTCTTGCTTTATTTCTAATTGATCGATTAGGCCGAAGAACTTTAATGTTTATTGGATCTGTTGGTTACATTATTTCATTAGCGATGGTATCGGCTGCTTTCTTTTTAGATTGGGGCGGGCTGAGTGTACCTATATTTATATTCATCTTTATTGCAGCCCATGCTATTGGACAGGGATCTGTAATTTGGGTATTTATTTCTGAAATTTTCCCTAATCACCTACGTGCCGATGGCCAGGCTTTTGGCTCTTCGACACACTGGGTGTTAGCTGCAATCATACCATCACTTGTACCTGTGCTATTTGCAAGCATTGGCCCTGGTTGGGTTTTTGCATGTTTCGCCTTTATGATGATACTTCAATTGTTGTATGTAAAATTTATGATGCCAGAAACAAAAGGAAAATCATTAGAAGATTTAGGACTGGGGTTATCTGAAGGAGAATAA
- a CDS encoding glycoside hydrolase family 16 protein, which translates to MNKFFLFFLLSTFSHCFSQKSTDTLFDYKLVWSDEFDKGNKPDSEFWSYEKGFVRNEELQWYQDDNASIHDGLLVIEARKERIKNSQYKPKSEKWYERREFANYTSASVNTKDKFSFKYGILEVKAKIDTALGMWPAIWTLGIEKGWPYNGEIDVTEYYLVDQKPAILANAAWKGKTDYVAWDSEKIPFSKFLEKDPKWADSFHIWRMHWAKEVIKIYLDEELLNTIDLSKTENPDGFNPFHQPHYILLNLAIGSNGGDPSATLFPKKYEIDYVRVYQKKITNYENNQASISTSNATFFKSVLCSGFKPARA; encoded by the coding sequence ATGAATAAATTCTTTCTGTTTTTTCTTTTATCCACTTTCAGTCATTGCTTTTCGCAAAAAAGTACTGATACCTTATTTGATTATAAATTAGTATGGTCAGATGAATTTGATAAAGGCAACAAACCTGATTCTGAATTTTGGTCTTATGAGAAAGGTTTCGTTAGAAACGAAGAATTACAGTGGTATCAGGATGATAATGCATCAATTCATGATGGTCTATTAGTAATTGAAGCTAGGAAAGAAAGAATTAAAAACAGTCAATATAAGCCCAAAAGTGAGAAATGGTATGAACGTAGAGAATTTGCAAATTATACTTCTGCCAGTGTTAATACTAAAGATAAGTTCAGCTTTAAATACGGAATTTTAGAAGTAAAGGCTAAAATCGATACTGCCTTAGGAATGTGGCCGGCAATTTGGACGTTGGGTATAGAAAAAGGCTGGCCGTATAATGGAGAGATCGATGTAACGGAATATTATTTAGTCGATCAAAAACCTGCAATTTTAGCAAATGCTGCCTGGAAAGGAAAAACCGATTATGTCGCTTGGGATAGTGAAAAGATTCCGTTTTCAAAATTCCTAGAAAAAGATCCAAAATGGGCAGATAGCTTTCACATTTGGAGAATGCATTGGGCAAAAGAAGTGATTAAGATTTATTTAGATGAAGAATTGCTGAATACAATAGATCTTTCTAAAACAGAGAATCCCGATGGTTTTAATCCTTTTCATCAACCACATTATATTTTATTAAATCTAGCAATCGGAAGTAATGGAGGTGATCCTTCAGCTACTTTGTTTCCAAAAAAATACGAGATTGATTATGTACGAGTTTATCAAAAAAAAATAACAAATTATGAAAATAACCAAGCTTCAATTAGTACTAGTAATGCTACTTTTTTCAAGTCAGTTTTATGCTCAGGATTTAAACCAGCCAGAGCCTAA
- a CDS encoding glycoside hydrolase family 43 protein, with protein sequence MIRNKITVFALFAIIMSLLSCKQTSEKSDKNAAESKAEKEKMAAYLMVYFKDDDHSLHMALSNDGESFTDINKGKAVIAGDTIAEQQGIRDPHIYRGEDGNFYLAMTDLHIFAKRDGLRETEWQRAGEKYGWGNNRGFVLMKSNDLINWQKTNVRIDKSFPGYEEVGAAWAPETTFDKKEGKLMLYYTMRMGNERNQMYYSYVNDNFDSLVSEPKLIFDYPKDVSYIDADITQIGNKFHMFYTPHDGTPGIKQAVSSEINQGYEYQEEWIDKEAEASEAPNVWKIIGEDKWILMYDIYGIQPHNFGFLETTDFKNFKDLGHFNEGVMKATNFSSPKHGAVIHLTKSEAENLAAYWNFDFEA encoded by the coding sequence ATGATACGAAATAAAATTACCGTTTTTGCATTGTTTGCGATCATTATGTCATTGCTTTCTTGTAAACAAACTTCTGAAAAAAGTGATAAGAACGCAGCAGAATCTAAAGCTGAAAAAGAAAAAATGGCTGCTTACCTAATGGTCTATTTTAAAGATGACGACCATAGTTTGCATATGGCTTTAAGTAATGATGGCGAAAGTTTTACAGATATTAACAAGGGCAAAGCAGTAATTGCCGGAGATACAATTGCCGAACAGCAAGGAATCCGAGATCCGCATATTTATCGCGGGGAAGACGGTAATTTTTACTTGGCGATGACAGATCTGCATATTTTTGCTAAGAGAGACGGACTTAGAGAAACCGAATGGCAACGAGCAGGCGAAAAATATGGATGGGGTAATAATCGTGGTTTTGTCTTAATGAAATCTAATGATCTTATAAACTGGCAAAAGACAAATGTTAGAATTGATAAGTCTTTTCCCGGCTACGAAGAAGTAGGAGCGGCTTGGGCACCAGAAACTACTTTTGATAAAAAAGAAGGTAAATTGATGCTGTATTATACGATGCGAATGGGGAATGAGCGTAATCAAATGTATTACTCTTACGTGAATGATAATTTTGATAGTTTAGTAAGCGAGCCTAAATTGATTTTCGATTATCCTAAGGATGTTTCTTATATCGATGCCGATATTACTCAAATTGGTAATAAATTCCATATGTTTTACACACCACATGATGGTACACCGGGAATAAAACAAGCAGTTTCTTCTGAGATTAATCAGGGTTACGAATATCAGGAAGAGTGGATTGACAAAGAAGCTGAAGCTAGTGAAGCTCCAAATGTTTGGAAGATTATCGGCGAGGATAAATGGATCTTAATGTATGATATCTACGGAATTCAGCCTCATAATTTTGGATTTTTGGAAACTACCGATTTTAAGAACTTTAAAGACTTAGGGCATTTTAATGAAGGTGTTATGAAAGCGACTAATTTCTCTTCGCCAAAACACGGGGCGGTAATTCATCTTACTAAATCTGAGGCAGAAAACTTAGCTGCATACTGGAATTTTGATTTTGAAGCATAA
- a CDS encoding glycoside hydrolase family 2 TIM barrel-domain containing protein, which produces MKKNFFSLLSLLVFTATFAQQNEWEDPTTLDRNKLEGHSDFVLYSSASKALKNEPKSSDLYHSLNGTWKFNVVQHPSERPLDFYKESLNDSEWDDIKVPSNWELEGFDLPIYTNVTYPHPKNPPYIGFPSEEKTESGEIINKNSKDGDEEIYNPVGTYRRTFTVPQQWDDHEIILRFGSISGYARIFINGEEAGMTKASKTPAEFDITEFLKDGENLLAVQVFRWHDGSYLEDQDFWRLSGLERDVYLQAVPKTTIWDYFVTSGLSNDYSDGELNVNVKLKDFGKGSIKKPKVKFTLMDPSGKEVYSETKSLDKKATEVSFGKNLAEVKKWSNEFPNLYKYTISLLDKKDNEVAAISGKTGFREVEIKNAQLMVNGQAITVNGVNLHEHHPDKGHTPDREMMRKDIEVMQKNNVNAIRMSHYPHDSYIYELADEYGMYVVDEANIETHEMGAEWQGNFDKSKHPAYLKDWAAAHMDRIRRMVEFHKNHSSIIVWSLGNESGNGPVFYDAYDWIKERDTTRKVQFEQAGENRNTDIVCPMYPGMNHMKEYAEDDSKERPFIMCEYSHAMGNSNGNFQEYWDIIDNSDHMQGGFIWDWVDQGLRTETEDGREFWAYGGDLGAEKLQNDQNFNANGLVTADREPHPALEEVKKVYQNIKFELNGNDLSIKNKFNFTNLDAFDFKWELLADGEVVQSEKFNIEVAPNTSKSISVTLLELQDKEYFLSVYAYTKKAKAMVPAGHEIAREQFKIGETTYFAENHTETSGDLKVKKQGDKLQFSTATIEGTFNTKTGSFEAYHLKDSEKSPISVFPQPYFWRAPTDNDFGNGMPKKLKAWKEATHNSEITNVEVAKKDKSGQRITVTYQLAGVDVPYTVEYLIENSGKIKVTASLQSEKDLPEIPRFGMRMILPGDYENLTYYGRGPWENYSDRNTSAFLGIYEDKVENQFTWGYIRPQEAGYKTDARWIQLKNSNGTGLKIVGEQPLGFSALDIATEDLDPGEQKAQRHPTDLEVQDKVFLHVDYKQRGLGGDNSWGRYPHKQYRLEENNYSYSYTVSLFQ; this is translated from the coding sequence ATGAAAAAGAATTTTTTTAGCCTTCTTAGTTTGCTGGTTTTTACTGCAACATTTGCTCAGCAAAATGAATGGGAAGACCCTACAACTTTAGATCGAAACAAACTGGAAGGCCATAGCGATTTTGTGCTCTATTCTTCCGCTTCTAAAGCCTTAAAGAACGAACCTAAATCTTCAGATTTATACCATAGTTTAAACGGGACCTGGAAATTTAATGTTGTTCAACATCCTAGTGAACGCCCTTTAGATTTTTACAAGGAATCATTGAACGACAGTGAATGGGACGATATCAAGGTTCCTTCTAATTGGGAATTAGAAGGTTTCGATTTGCCGATTTATACCAATGTGACTTATCCGCATCCTAAAAATCCACCTTATATCGGATTTCCTTCGGAAGAAAAAACCGAGAGTGGCGAGATCATCAACAAAAACTCAAAAGATGGTGATGAAGAAATTTATAATCCAGTAGGAACATATAGAAGAACTTTTACTGTTCCGCAGCAATGGGACGATCACGAGATTATTCTTCGATTTGGATCAATTTCTGGTTACGCTAGAATCTTTATAAATGGCGAAGAAGCGGGAATGACCAAAGCATCTAAAACGCCGGCTGAATTTGATATTACTGAATTTTTAAAGGATGGAGAAAATCTTTTAGCTGTCCAAGTGTTTAGATGGCACGACGGAAGTTATCTGGAAGACCAGGATTTCTGGCGTTTGAGTGGTTTGGAGCGCGATGTATATTTACAAGCGGTTCCAAAAACTACAATATGGGATTATTTTGTAACCAGTGGTTTGAGTAACGATTATAGCGATGGCGAATTAAACGTCAATGTAAAACTGAAGGATTTTGGTAAAGGCAGTATCAAAAAGCCAAAAGTGAAATTCACATTAATGGATCCTTCTGGTAAAGAAGTGTATTCAGAAACTAAATCCTTAGATAAAAAAGCAACTGAAGTGAGCTTCGGTAAAAATCTTGCTGAGGTTAAAAAATGGAGTAATGAATTTCCGAATCTCTACAAATACACGATCAGTCTATTAGATAAAAAAGACAATGAAGTGGCTGCAATTTCAGGAAAAACAGGTTTCCGTGAAGTGGAAATTAAAAATGCGCAGCTAATGGTGAATGGACAGGCGATTACAGTAAACGGAGTGAATTTGCACGAACATCATCCTGATAAAGGTCACACGCCCGATCGAGAAATGATGCGCAAAGATATCGAGGTGATGCAGAAGAACAACGTAAATGCAATCCGAATGAGTCATTATCCGCACGATTCTTATATCTATGAATTGGCTGATGAATACGGAATGTATGTTGTAGATGAAGCCAATATCGAAACTCACGAGATGGGAGCAGAGTGGCAAGGCAATTTTGATAAATCAAAGCACCCAGCTTACCTTAAAGATTGGGCCGCAGCGCACATGGACAGAATTCGGCGTATGGTTGAGTTTCACAAAAATCACTCTTCTATTATTGTTTGGTCTTTAGGAAACGAAAGTGGAAATGGTCCCGTATTCTACGATGCTTACGATTGGATTAAAGAGCGAGATACTACCCGTAAAGTTCAGTTTGAGCAGGCAGGGGAAAATAGAAATACCGATATCGTTTGTCCTATGTATCCTGGCATGAATCACATGAAAGAATATGCTGAGGATGATAGCAAAGAACGCCCATTTATTATGTGTGAATATTCTCATGCGATGGGAAATAGTAACGGAAACTTTCAGGAATACTGGGATATTATCGATAATAGCGATCACATGCAAGGTGGCTTTATCTGGGATTGGGTCGACCAGGGATTACGAACGGAAACCGAAGACGGACGTGAGTTTTGGGCTTATGGCGGCGATCTTGGCGCTGAAAAATTGCAAAATGATCAAAACTTTAATGCTAACGGACTTGTAACTGCGGATCGTGAACCACATCCAGCTTTAGAGGAAGTGAAAAAAGTATATCAAAACATCAAATTTGAGCTTAATGGCAATGACCTTTCTATAAAAAACAAGTTCAATTTCACGAATTTGGATGCGTTCGATTTCAAATGGGAATTACTTGCTGACGGAGAAGTGGTACAATCTGAAAAATTCAATATTGAAGTCGCTCCAAATACTTCAAAATCGATTTCAGTTACTTTGCTGGAACTTCAGGATAAAGAATATTTCTTAAGCGTGTATGCGTACACTAAAAAAGCGAAAGCGATGGTTCCTGCGGGACACGAAATTGCCAGAGAACAATTCAAAATCGGGGAAACTACTTATTTTGCTGAAAATCATACAGAGACTTCAGGTGATTTAAAAGTAAAAAAACAAGGCGACAAACTTCAATTTTCAACGGCAACTATTGAAGGTACTTTCAATACCAAAACCGGAAGTTTTGAAGCGTATCATTTAAAAGACAGCGAGAAATCACCAATTTCGGTATTTCCGCAGCCTTATTTTTGGAGAGCGCCTACTGATAATGATTTTGGAAATGGCATGCCGAAAAAATTGAAAGCTTGGAAAGAGGCAACGCATAATTCAGAAATAACAAATGTTGAGGTTGCCAAAAAAGACAAATCTGGACAGCGAATTACAGTGACCTATCAATTAGCCGGAGTCGATGTTCCATACACGGTTGAATATCTAATTGAAAACAGCGGAAAAATTAAAGTAACCGCAAGTTTACAATCTGAAAAAGATTTACCTGAAATCCCACGATTTGGAATGCGCATGATCTTACCTGGCGATTACGAGAACCTGACATATTACGGTCGTGGGCCTTGGGAAAATTATTCAGATAGAAATACTTCAGCGTTTTTAGGTATCTACGAAGATAAAGTCGAAAATCAGTTTACGTGGGGTTATATTCGTCCGCAAGAGGCCGGTTATAAAACCGATGCGCGTTGGATTCAGCTTAAAAATAGTAATGGCACTGGATTAAAAATAGTTGGTGAACAACCTCTAGGGTTTAGTGCTTTAGACATTGCTACTGAAGATTTAGATCCGGGAGAACAGAAAGCGCAAAGACACCCTACAGATCTTGAAGTTCAGGACAAAGTATTTTTGCATGTCGATTATAAACAACGTGGTTTAGGTGGTGATAATTCATGGGGACGTTATCCGCATAAGCAATATCGCCTAGAGGAAAATAACTATAGTTATTCCTATACTGTATCATTATTTCAATAA